Proteins from a genomic interval of Oryctolagus cuniculus chromosome 8, mOryCun1.1, whole genome shotgun sequence:
- the LOC100343274 gene encoding cyclin-I: MTPRHPCEAYSSAGVEEEEEEEEEKNVSPSQREEVIQWLAKLKYQFNLYPETFALASSLLDRFLATVKAHPKYLSCIAISCFFLAAKTVEEGERIPVLKVLARDSFCGCSSSEILRMERIILDKLNWDLHTATPLDFLHIFHAIAVSTRPQLLFSLPKLSPSQHLAVLTKQLLHCMACSHLLQFKGSMLALAIVSLEMEKLIPDWLPLTLELLQKAQMESSQLIHCRELVAHHLSTLESSLPLNSVYVYRPLKHTLVTCDKGVFRLHPSSVLGPDSSTDNSKPEMPVRGTAAFYHHFPAALGCKHTSAKRKVEEMEVDDFYDGIKRLYNEDNASENVGSVCGTDLSRQEGHDSPCPPLQPVSVM, translated from the exons ATGACCCCGCGTCACCCCTGTGAGGCCTACAGCTCTgccggggtggaggaggaggaggaggaggaagaggagaag AATGTTTCTCCATCCCAGAGAGAGGAAGTAATTCAGTGGCTGGCCAAACTCAAGTACCAGTTCAATCTTTACCCAGAAACGTTTGCTCTGGCTAGCAGTCTTTTGGACAGGTTTTTAGCTACTGTAAAGGCCCACCCGAAATATTTGAGTTGTATTGCCATCAGTTGTTTTTTCCTAGCTGCTAAGACTGTTGAGGAAGGTGAGAGAATTCCAGTACTGAAGGTATTGGCAAGAGATAGTTTCTGTGGATGTTCCTCATCTGAAATTCTGAGAATGGAGAGAATTATTCTGGATAAGTTGAATTGGGATCTTCACACAGCCACACCATTggattttcttcacatttttcatgCCATTGCAGTGTCAACTAGGCCACAGTTACTGTTCAGTTTGCCCAAATTGAGCCCATCTCAACATCTGGCAGTCCTCACCAAGCAACTGCTTCACTGTATGGCCTGCAGCCACCTTCTGCAGTTCAAAGGATCCATGCTTGCTCTGGCCATAGTTAGTTTGGAAATGGAGAAACTCATTCCTGATTGGCTTCCTCTTACACTTGAACTGCTTCAGAAAGCACAGATGGAGAGCTCCCAGCTGATCCACTGTCGGGAGCTTGTGGCACACCACCTTTCTACTCTGGAGTCTTCCCTGCCTCTAAATTCCGTTTATGTCTACCGTCCCCTCAAGCACACCCTGGTGACCTGTGACAAAGGAGTGTTCAGATTACATCCCTCCTCTGTCCTGGGCCCAGATTCCTCCACGGACAACAGCAAGCCAGAAATGCCAGTCAGAGGTACAGCAGCTTTCTACCATCATTTCCCAGCTGCCCTTGGGTGCAAGCATACCTCTGCTAAACGCAAAGTAGAGGAAATGGAAGTGGATGACTTCTATGATGGAATCAAACGGCTCTATAATGAAGATAATGCTTCAGAAAACGTGGGTTCTGTGTGTGGCACTGATTTATCAAGACAAGAGGGACATGATTCCCCTTGTCCACCTTTGCAGCCTGTTTCTGTCATGTAG